The Syngnathus scovelli strain Florida chromosome 13, RoL_Ssco_1.2, whole genome shotgun sequence genome has a window encoding:
- the pou5f3 gene encoding POU domain, class 5, transcription factor 1 isoform X2, with the protein MPEAGVLYKQPTYGGLPSTTAQSFFPFPSMGAGDYRASELQAGDFGQPKSWYPLAAPEYTGQVPGVTAVTQPTNLSPPIAETRELIKPPEIKTEKDTGEDYSGEMKVQQYPPAPAAMPHGVFYSSPWNPSFWPGISHLTPPGSGGSSNQNPSTSSASSPSMSPSPPSNGMPANAFFGVNPGQGAPGPQGQNPASSTRSSGSSSGGCSDSEEENLSTEELEQFAKELKHKRITLGFTQADVGLALGNLYGKMFSQTTICRFEALQLSFKNMCKLKPLLQRWLNEAETSENPQDMYKIERVFVDTRKRKRRTSLEGAVRSALESYFVKCPKPNTQEITHISDDLGLERDVVRVWFCNRRQKGKRLALPTDEDCDGQFYEQSPSPLNMAASPVPSQGYPPPSGYLGGPPPTLYMPLHRPDVLKQSLHPGLLGQLSG; encoded by the exons ATGCCAGAAGCGGGCGTGCTTTACAAGCAGCCCACCTACGGTGGCTTGCCGTCGACCACCGCGCAGAGCTTCTTCCCCTTCCCGTCGATGGGGGCTGGCGACTACCGGGCCTCTGAGCTCCAGGCCGGAGACTTCGGCCAGCCCAAGTCTTGGTATCCGTTGGCTGCCCCGGAGTACACCGGGCAGGTACCCGGTGTAACTGCGGTCACGCAGCCCACCAACCTGAGCCCCCCCATAGCCGAGACCCGGGAGCTAATCAAGCCCCCCGAGATCAAGACGGAGAAAGACACCGGAGAGGATTACTCTGGTGAAATGAAGGTCCAACAGTACCCGCCGGCACCCGCCGCCATGCCCCACGGAGTCTTCTACTCGAGCCCCTGGAACCCGTCCTTCTGGCCGGGTATCAGCCACCTCACGCCGCCTGGCAGCGGAGGAAGCAGCAACCAGAATCCCTCAACGTCTTCCGCGTCGTCACCATCTATGTCCCCGTCACCGCCCAGCAACGGCATGCCGGCGAACGCCTTCTTCGGCGTCAACCCCGGCCAGGGAGCCCCCGGGCCTCAGGGCCAGAACCCGGCCTCGTCAACACGAAGCAGCGGATCGTCCAGCGGGGGTTGCAGTGACTCGGAAGAG GAAAACCTTTCCACTGAAGAATTGGAACAGTTTGCCAAAGAACTGAAACACAAACGCATCACTTTGGGTTTCACGCAGGCTGATGTTGGCCTTGCATTGGGCAATCTTTATG GTAAGATGTTCAGCCAGACGACAATTTGCCGCTTCGAGGCCCTCCAGTTGAGCTTCAAGAACATGTGCAAGCTGAAGCCCCTCCTCCAGAGATGGTTGAACGAGGCCGAAACGTCGGAAAATCCCCAGGAT ATGTACAAGATCGAGCGGGTGTTTGTGGACAccaggaagaggaagagaaggACAAGCCTGGAGGGAGCCGTCCGCTCAGCTCTGGAGTCTTATTTTGTCAAGTGTCCCAAACCCAACACTCAAGAAATCACGCACATCTCTGACGACTTGGGCCTGGAGAGAGAT GTGGTCcgcgtgtggttctgcaaccggAGACAGAAGGGCAAACGCCTGGCCCTGCCCACGGACGAAGATTGCGACGGGCAGTTCTACGAGCAGAGCCCTTCGCCCCTCAACATGGCCGCCTCCCCCGTACCCAGCCAGGGCTACCCTCCGCCGTCCGGCTACCTCGGAGGCCCACCGCCGACGCTTTACATGCCGCTACATCGGCCCGACGTCCTGAAGCAATCGCTGCACCCCGGACTGCTGGGTCAGCTGAGCGGGTAG
- the pou5f3 gene encoding POU domain, class 5, transcription factor 1 isoform X1: protein MSERSHSPSSEYQTRPYDFSRACTQILGQEGLGCSSFHQLTMPEAGVLYKQPTYGGLPSTTAQSFFPFPSMGAGDYRASELQAGDFGQPKSWYPLAAPEYTGQVPGVTAVTQPTNLSPPIAETRELIKPPEIKTEKDTGEDYSGEMKVQQYPPAPAAMPHGVFYSSPWNPSFWPGISHLTPPGSGGSSNQNPSTSSASSPSMSPSPPSNGMPANAFFGVNPGQGAPGPQGQNPASSTRSSGSSSGGCSDSEEENLSTEELEQFAKELKHKRITLGFTQADVGLALGNLYGKMFSQTTICRFEALQLSFKNMCKLKPLLQRWLNEAETSENPQDMYKIERVFVDTRKRKRRTSLEGAVRSALESYFVKCPKPNTQEITHISDDLGLERDVVRVWFCNRRQKGKRLALPTDEDCDGQFYEQSPSPLNMAASPVPSQGYPPPSGYLGGPPPTLYMPLHRPDVLKQSLHPGLLGQLSG, encoded by the exons ATGTCCGAAAGATCCCACAGCCCAAGCTCGGAGTACCAAACCCGCCCGTATGACTTCAGCCGGGCTTGCACGCAGATTTTGGGCCAAGAGGGCCTCGGGTGTTCGTCTTTCCACCAGCTCACCATGCCAGAAGCGGGCGTGCTTTACAAGCAGCCCACCTACGGTGGCTTGCCGTCGACCACCGCGCAGAGCTTCTTCCCCTTCCCGTCGATGGGGGCTGGCGACTACCGGGCCTCTGAGCTCCAGGCCGGAGACTTCGGCCAGCCCAAGTCTTGGTATCCGTTGGCTGCCCCGGAGTACACCGGGCAGGTACCCGGTGTAACTGCGGTCACGCAGCCCACCAACCTGAGCCCCCCCATAGCCGAGACCCGGGAGCTAATCAAGCCCCCCGAGATCAAGACGGAGAAAGACACCGGAGAGGATTACTCTGGTGAAATGAAGGTCCAACAGTACCCGCCGGCACCCGCCGCCATGCCCCACGGAGTCTTCTACTCGAGCCCCTGGAACCCGTCCTTCTGGCCGGGTATCAGCCACCTCACGCCGCCTGGCAGCGGAGGAAGCAGCAACCAGAATCCCTCAACGTCTTCCGCGTCGTCACCATCTATGTCCCCGTCACCGCCCAGCAACGGCATGCCGGCGAACGCCTTCTTCGGCGTCAACCCCGGCCAGGGAGCCCCCGGGCCTCAGGGCCAGAACCCGGCCTCGTCAACACGAAGCAGCGGATCGTCCAGCGGGGGTTGCAGTGACTCGGAAGAG GAAAACCTTTCCACTGAAGAATTGGAACAGTTTGCCAAAGAACTGAAACACAAACGCATCACTTTGGGTTTCACGCAGGCTGATGTTGGCCTTGCATTGGGCAATCTTTATG GTAAGATGTTCAGCCAGACGACAATTTGCCGCTTCGAGGCCCTCCAGTTGAGCTTCAAGAACATGTGCAAGCTGAAGCCCCTCCTCCAGAGATGGTTGAACGAGGCCGAAACGTCGGAAAATCCCCAGGAT ATGTACAAGATCGAGCGGGTGTTTGTGGACAccaggaagaggaagagaaggACAAGCCTGGAGGGAGCCGTCCGCTCAGCTCTGGAGTCTTATTTTGTCAAGTGTCCCAAACCCAACACTCAAGAAATCACGCACATCTCTGACGACTTGGGCCTGGAGAGAGAT GTGGTCcgcgtgtggttctgcaaccggAGACAGAAGGGCAAACGCCTGGCCCTGCCCACGGACGAAGATTGCGACGGGCAGTTCTACGAGCAGAGCCCTTCGCCCCTCAACATGGCCGCCTCCCCCGTACCCAGCCAGGGCTACCCTCCGCCGTCCGGCTACCTCGGAGGCCCACCGCCGACGCTTTACATGCCGCTACATCGGCCCGACGTCCTGAAGCAATCGCTGCACCCCGGACTGCTGGGTCAGCTGAGCGGGTAG
- the fut7 gene encoding alpha-(1,3)-fucosyltransferase 7, which produces MLTPSRLVVRISEQTFMGLNRMGALERNLLDGRKCQILTFLCVLSLALLNVWLKGFIIDSNHRAELIILMWHRPYNVPNELSVGSSYDCTPLCKIVEQRSWFPSANVVVFHNNELVRGSQKLPLDLPRPPGQRWAWISMESPVHNGDLRKFAGHFNLTISYRRDADITIPYGEWLAKEAEEENPVQDVAWNKSFLACWVVSNYRSHYRRSQIFNKLRTIIPVKVYGRWTKNTLTPEELLPTISRCYFYLAFENSEAKDYITEKLWRNAYQSGAVPVVLGAPVQDYKDLAPPHSFIHVDEFASVKELAQYLLQVAGDQRRYSEYFQWKKNWKVRSTVKWSERLCRICSSHLPPNKVYADLAAWNHANGTQRKEIAH; this is translated from the exons ATGTTGACCCCGTCTCGGCTCGTCGTAAG GATCTCTGAGCAGACGTTCATGGGATTGAacaggatgggagctctggaacgCAACCTGTTG GATGGAAGGAAGTGTCAAATCCTCACCTTCCTATGTGTCTTATCGCTGGCTCTTCTTAACGTCTGGCTGAAGGGATTCATCATTGACTCCAATCACCGTGCGGAACTGATCATTCTGATGTGGCACCGACCCTACAATGTTCCCAATGAGCTGAGTGTGGGCTCGAGCTACGATTGCACTCCGCTCTGCAAGATCGTGGAGCAGAGGTCCTGGTTTCCCTCGGCGAACGTGGTGGTGTTCCACAACAATGAGCTAGTCAGAGGATCTCAGAAACTCCCTTTGGATCTTCCCAGACCGCCGGGCCAGAGGTGGGCTTGGATTTCCATGGAGTCCCCTGTTCATAATGGAGACCTGAGGAAATTTGCAGGTCACTTCAACTTAACTATCAGCTACAGGAGGGATGCGGATATTACAATTCCTTATGGAGAGTGGCTCGCAAAAGAGGCAGAAGAAGAAAATCCGGTGCAGGATGTTGCGTGGAACAAAAGCTTTCTGGCATGTTGGGTGGTGAGCAACTACAGAAGTCACTACAGAAGAAGCCAAATATTCAACAAACTCAGAACCATAATTCCTGTGAAGGTCTACGGCCGTTGGACAAAAAACACCCTCACCCCAGAAGAACTCCTGCCCACCATCTCTCGCTGCTACTTCTATTTGGCCTTCGAGAACTCTGAGGCCAAAGATTACATCACAGAGAAGCTGTGGAGGAACGCTTACCAGTCGGGAGCGGTTCCCGTTGTTCTGGGAGCGCCGGTACAGGATTACAAAGATCTGGCTCCTCCTCATTCCTTCATCCACGTTGACGAATTTGCATCTGTTAAAGAGTTGGCTCAGTATCTGCTCCAGGTGGCGGGAGACCAGAGGCGCTACAGCGAGTATTTTCAGTGGAAGAAGAACTGGAAAGTGAGGAGCACTGTTAAGTGGAGCGAAAGATTGTGCAGGATCTGCTCCAGCCATTTGCCTCCCAACAAAGTTTACGCTGACCTGGCTGCATGGAATCATGCTAACGGTACACAACGCAAAGAAATTGCACATTGA